A single genomic interval of Eptesicus fuscus isolate TK198812 chromosome 10, DD_ASM_mEF_20220401, whole genome shotgun sequence harbors:
- the TMEM200A gene encoding transmembrane protein 200A produces the protein MIATGGVITGLAALKRQDSARSQHHVSLSPSPAAQEKKPVRRRPRADVVVVRGKIRLYSPSGFFLILGVLISIVGIAMAVLGYWPQKEHFIDAETTLSTNATQVIRNQSGVVVRFFEQHLHSDKMKMLGPFTMGIGIFIFICANAILHENRDKETKIIHMRDIYSTVIDIHTLRIKEQKHMNGIYTGLIGETEVKQNGSSCASRLAANTISSFSGFRSSFRMDSSVEEDELVLNENKSLGHLMPPLLSDSSVSVFGLYPSPSKTTDDKTGGSKKCETKSIVSSSISAFTLPVIKLNNCVIDEPSIDNITEDAENLKSRSRNLSMDSLVVPLPNTNESFQPVSMMLPRNNSIGESLSSQYKSSVALGPGAGQLLSPGAARRQFGSNTSLHVLSSHSKSLDLDRGRSTLTVQAEQRKHPSWPRLDRSNSKGYMKLENKEDPMERLLVPPTAIKKDFTNKEKLLMISRSHNNLSFEHDEFLSNNLKRGTSETRF, from the coding sequence ATGATAGCCACTGGTGGAGTGATAACCGGCCTGGCCGCCTTGAAAAGGCAAGACTCTGCCAGATCACAGCATCATGTCAGCCTCAGCCCATCGCCTGCTGCCCAGGAGAAGAAACCAGTCAGGCGTCGGCCAAGGGCTGATGTCGTGGTTGTTCGAGGCAAAATCCGGCTTTATTCCCCCTCTGGTTTTTTCCTCATTTTAGGAGTGCTTATCTCCATTGTTGGAATTGCAATGGCAGTCCTTGGGTATTGGCCCCAAAAAGAACATTTCATCGACGCTGAGACAACATTGTCCACAAACGCAACTCAGGTCATTCGGAACCAAAGTGGCGTGGTGGTTCGCTTCTTTGAGCAGCATTTACATTCTGATAAGATGAAAATGCTTGGCCCTTTCACAATGGGGAttggcattttcattttcatttgtgctaATGCCATTCTTCATGAGAACCgtgacaaagaaaccaaaatcaTACACATGAGGGACATCTATTCCACAGTCATCGACATCCACACGCTAAGAATCAAGGAGCAAAAGCATATGAATGGCATCTACACGGGTCTGATAGGAGAAACTGAAGTAAAACAGAATGGGAGCTCCTGTGCCTCGAGACTGGCAGCGAATACCATTTCCTCTTTCTCGGGTTTTAGGAGCAGTTTTCGGATGGACAGCTCTGTCGAAGAGGATGAGCTTGTGCTAAATGAAAATAAGAGTTTGGGGCATCTTATGCCACCTTTGCTCTCTGAcagctctgtctctgtctttggcCTGTATCCATCTCCTTCCAAGACAACTGATGATAAGACCGGTGGCTCTAAGAAATGTGAAACCAAGTCAATTGTGTCGTCATCCATCAGTGCTTTTACATTGCCTGTGATCAAACTTAATAACTGTGTTATTGATGAGCCCAGTATAGATAACATCACCGAGGATGCTGAGAACCTCAAAAGTAGGTCGAGGAATTTGTCTATGGATTCCCTTGTGGTCCCTTTGCCTAACACCAATGAGTCCTTCCAGCCAGTCAGCATGATGCTCCCTCGGAATAATTCCATTGGGGAGTCATTGTCTAGTCAGTACAAGTCCTCTGTGGCCCTTGGACCTGGGGCTGGGCAGCTCTTGTCTCCTGGGGCTGCTAGAAGACAGTTTGGGTCCAACACATCCTTGCATGTGCTCTCATCACATTCAAAATCCCTAGACTTAGACCGAGGTCGCTCCACCCTAACTGTTCAGGCAGAACAACGGAAACATCCAAGTTGGCCTCGGTTGGATCGAAGCAACAGCAAAGGATATATGAAACTGGAGAACAAAGAGGACCCGATGGAGAGGTTGCTTGTGCCCCCAACTGCAATCAAAAAAGACTTTACCAATAAGGAGAAGCTTCTTATGATCTCAAGATCTCACAATAATTTGAGTTTTGAACATGATGAGTTTTTGAGTAACAACCTAAAGCGGGGAACTTCTGAAACAAggttttaa